The window ACTTGGAGAACACAATGGGCAACACCCCTCGCCATCCCCCGGGGCAGGCGGTTGCCTGCAagcccagccccgtgcccagccagccagcccgcCTCCCCATGCAGCACCGTCGCGGTcgcgcccgcccccgcggcTCTTCGGGGTCTCCGGTGCGTGGGGCGCAGCCGGGCTCCGGCGGGTGGCTCTGCGGGAGGGAGCGTGGGCAGCTGCCGGGCAGGGTCTTCGTGGCACCGCAGGCAGCAGAGCGGGCAGCCGGATCCCGGTGGAGCCGATGCGCTGGCATTGGTGGGTCCAGGTGGCAAGGGGGACAGGCAGCGGCCAATCGCAGCCCAGCTTTTGTGATCCCAACAGGATCTTTCAGACGACGGCCAATCCAGAGCCAGCTGGGGCGGCAGGAGCGGGAGGCGCAGTCACAGCACAGCCAGTCACAGCTCTGCTTTGGTGGGTGGGGATGCTCCGACAGCCAATCGTAGCCCAGCTTCCAGGAGGATGATCCACAGGCAGCCAATCACATCCCGACCCTTCACTGTGCCGGTGATCGCGCAGAGCGGCCAATCAGGACGCAGGTCTCTGCAGAGCACCCAGTGCCTGCGAGGGTGCGGGTGGTCCGAGGCGCTCGGGGATCCACTGAGCCCCGGCGGGATCCAATGCACCCCATCGCCGCGGGGGATCCGGCGCTGCCAGGGGCCCGATGAGCCCCGGCGCCACGAGGGGACCCGCTGGACCCCGGTGCTGTGGGCCATACGGTGAGCCTCAGCGCCGCCCGGGCCCTGGAAAGCTCCCACCGCCGGCGTGGGATGAGCAGCGCAGCCTTCCTGTTGCTCAGGCCACCCCCAGCGAGCGGGGCTGCTCCAGGACACGCACGGCCCCCCAGGACAGGAACAGCCCGGGCAGGCGGACGCCAACGTGCCGGACACCCCCTGACCCCACAGACAGGCGACTGAGAGGGCAGAGCCGGGACGATGCCTCCTAACCAGCGCCAAGCCGAGGGCTACGCGAGCCAGACGGGCCCCCCGGGGCACACGCGTGCAGCCGTGCCAGAGATGAGCCCGAGCATCGTCCTCAGACCCCGCGGGGGTGCTGAGCGCGAAGGGAAGGGCTCAGCGCAGTGATgcggggggggtgcggggggggggtggccaGGTGGGCGCTGCGCCGCGCCCCAGCCTGGGCCTTTTGGTCCGACGTTCACGCAAAGAGCGGCCCAACCGTTCCCCGACAGTGCGTGCCAAAAGCGCCCTGCCGGCTGGCACGCCCCTCCCTCCCGGGCGGCCCGGCAGCAGAGCTCGCTCTGGCAGGTTTCTCTCCAGCACCCTGCAGAGGCTGCCAGGCCTCTGGCTCAGCGCtggcatttgccttttttgcaCCTAGCCTGGCCCCGAGCTGGGCCCCAGCAGAAAGCGTTCCTGACCCTGCCTCGAAAGCAGCTGTGGAAGCAGGTTCTCGCTGCTCCCCGGCACAGCCAGCTCCTACTACACTGCTCACAGCCCTCCTCTGGTGCAGAGCTCGGCGAGGCTGGgccccctcctgcctcctctggTGCCCTCCCACCAGCACTCCCATCCTGATGACAGGAACCAGCCCTCCTGTGGTCCCTCAGGGCAGGGACCATCCCAAGCTCACAGCGAGAACAGGGCAAGACAGGCCCCAACACCCAGCCGGCGCAAGCTCTTCTGTGTCAAAGAGGGGCAGGCACCGAACCGCAGCTGTGCCAGGCTCTGTGGGTGCTGGCAGAGATGGGCTGGGCTCTGTGCGTGGGCACCTGGGCACGTTTCAATGTTCTGTGGCTCCAACGGTGCCGAAAGGGACACAAACTCTcacctggctggcagcagcttcGGCAGAGGGGGTGCGCTCGGCTCGGTGGTCTGGGGGATGCCCTGGCAGGGGTCTCTCCACAGGAGAGTTCCTCCGGCGGTAGAAGAGGACATAGGCGTATCTGGTTACCACCTGGCTCTCGTCCACGGTGGTGACTGTGCTGTCATCAAAAAGCCGCCAGcctgagaggaaggaagggttAAGCAAGAAGACAGGCCGTGGCtgcagtggggggggggggggtggcgaGGGTGGCAGATCCTCACCCACGTCACTGCGCTGGCTGTTCTTGTCGTTGGGCAGGCGGGCGTACGCTGTGTAGTGCCCCCCAATCATGCCTCCGTAGTGGTTGATCACAGCGTACAGGTCATACatgggcagctgctgctcaccCTTCCGGCCGATGCAGAACTTGCTCAGGTCCAGGCTCCTGGGGAGAGACACAGGGACAGTCAGGGGCAGGCAGCGTTAGGCAGGGAGAGGCCAGGCTGcggggcagcacaggcagcgcCAATCCAGGTACTTCATCCCCCAGGGCTCTCACCGAACGGGGAAGTCCACCATGTCGTTGATCTTGTCCCTCCAAATAAAGCTGCGGAAGGAGAAGCGCTTGAGCTGGATGATGAGGACGTTGGGCAGCCGCCACAGCATCAGCTGCTTGGAGGCCTCGCGGTGCTGCTTGCACTTGGGGCAGTACCTGGGGGAGGAGTGTGCTGGTTACCGGCGTGGGGAGAGCCTCAGGCCtcgcagcccagcccagccccaagGGTCCCCCACatgtggggctggcagaggggatgCGGGAGGTCTCAGCCtcccctgccacgggcaggcCAGCACAGTCCTGCGGAGCGCTGGCATTGCTCCCTGCTGGCTGATGGCCTCCCTCCCCAGCGCACAGGGAAGGCCAGCCCAATGCTCCTGGCTGCCAGAAGAAACAGCTTGCAGGCCCGGGCAGCTCCTGGGAAACCCCCGCTGCTGCCTGGGCCCACGGGCTGGAACCCACCCTGCCCCCTTCCTCACCACGCTTCCTCCGGGGCCAGGACTTCGGGCTTGGTGAAGAGATTGAGGCACTGCTCCAGGGTGAAGTGGCCGGCCCGGGCTGCTTCGCTGGCCGAACCTGGGTCCTCCACGCACTCCAGCTCCTTGGACTCCACCAACACAAACTCCTTGAGGCGCTCATTGTTCTTCCACACCAGGGCAAGGGAGCAGTCGTCCGTCAGCTCCAGGGGGGTGTCACCTGCGAAGGGGCACACACCTCACACACCTGCCCCACCAGGCCACCTTGCTGGGGCTAGGAGCAGTCTTGCCCATCCCGGCTCGAGATGGTGATCGCGCAGCACTGCCAGGAAGGGACAAGTGCCCCACGGCCAGGTTCACCACCCCGGGGCAGcagagccccccagccagcGCGGGCAAGGCTGGCACAGCCCCTCTTGGCAGGGCCCACATAACCAGCACTGGATGCAGGCATCCCGTTCAGACAAGAGGTGACCCAGAGATCACAGGCCCTCTGTGGATTCAGGACGTTGAAGGGAATTGGTCTATTTGCTGAGGAGAGCAGGAATGTCATGCCTGAGAAGAGAttccaggcagcagctctgtgcagcagagccctgcactCCCCTGTGCCAGATGCAGCTTTCCCTATCCAGCCTGGGGCCACCGTCACATCTGGGTTCACCTTGTGCCAGGCAGCCTCTGGCACCCTGGCCAGGCAGATCCACCACCTTGCCAGAGGCCACGAGGGATGAAGATGGCACTTTCTAGGGCTCTGGGCTCACCTTTATCTTCCAGCTTGTGCTCTCGGCTGGCAGCGTCGATCTTGTTGATGTAGAACTGCGTGGCGCGGGCACTCAGCGAGTCTGGAGTGTGTTGGTACCCAGGGATGGCAGCTGTGGACAAGCAGGGACAGATCTGTGGTGGCAGTGCCTGTCTGCCCTGCGTAGGGGCCAAGAATTTGCagtgcccccacccccacctcaCATGCTACGGCCTTGCAGGGACACAACCACGTGCCCTGTGTCCTTGACTATTTTTAGCAGGCGCCTGCCCCTGGCAAGCTGcgctcctctgcctgccttgccCCTTCGCTGCACATTGCTGCCATCCTGAGACGAGTGTCTGGAAACGTGACAGCCAGGCAGCCGAGCGCGAGAGGCTGCTCCCGTGCAGCTGAGTCAGAGCGAGGGAAATGCTGCACTCACAGCCCCGAGGGGCCCAGCCCGTGCCGGGCTCTGCACTCCCACTCTGAAGCttctgccagcccctgccttcCCACCCCTCCCACAACAACACAACGCTCCAGCCTCTTTCCTCGTCAGGTCTCTGCTCTGCCCCGTGGGCCCTGCTAGGGCAAGGCAGAGCGTGGGCAGGCAGGCATTTCAGGTGGGGCAGCACTGCCAAAACATGGCTCCCAGGGCCTCATGTATGTCCCCAAGAGCCTCCGTAACAAGCTCACGAGGGGAGAATAGATGCTGTGGTGGGAGGTCACCCCAAGGAGGGAGAATCACACCTATTTTGTCTTGGGGCTGCCCAGGCTCCTAGCACAGACACGGTCAGCACCGCAGCACTCTTACCTTCTGGCTTGAGGGCTCTCTCATAGGACGGCTCCTTCTCGCAACAGCTGTCGCCCTGCGACTCCATGTGCTCGGAGAAGCCCGAATCCAAGCTCAGCAGGGAACTCCTGGCTGCCAGGACCTTGCTTCGGACAGTGCTGGTGTCCCCCAGCTCCGGGTGCAGCTCAGGCACAGCTGGTGAGAGCGGGGGCTCCTGCAGGAGGCTGGAagccctgtccccgtcccccagcTCAGGGACAGAGGTGGCTGCCGCACAGCTGCTCTTGGCCAGGGGTTCCAGCTTGTCTGGCAAcagaggctgcagcccctgctccgGCGACATCCGGCCCAGCTGGAAAGGAGGCTGGAACACGCTGACTGAGTACCTGGGCAAGGAGGTGGCAGTCAGAGCTGGACAGACACAGGGCTGAGCTCAGCTCCAGCACAGAAGCATCccccttctctggaccctcaCCTTGCGTagccctccagcagctgggccaGGCGGGTGTAGGTGAGGCGGGACTCTGGCACGCTGATGAGGAAGGGGAAACCGATGTTCTCGGGGCGGCACAAAGCCTTGTGGTCTGGCCAGTGTGTTTTCTGACATGCCCTGTAACATATACAGCCCCTGCTGAACCCAGCATCCGTGACCACCCTGGGCAGGAGCGTGGCAGGGCCAGAGGGGTGcgctgggcaggaggggagctcTGCGAGCCAGACTGGCTCCCTCCCAAAGGCCAAGCCTATCCCACCTCCTCCCAGTGGGCTGAGCTCTCCCATCCATCCCTTCAAGGCAAAAgaccctccctccctgccaggcaTCAAGCCAACTCACACATTGCAGTAACCGACTCGATAGCACCTCGTGCAGCGCCTGAGCTTCTCATCCTCCGGCAGCTGCTTCTTCTGGCAGGCCGCACACTTGGCGACGGGGCCACTGGGCACCTGCGGACGCTGCAGGAGAAAGGACCCAttgggcagggaagggcacCCAGGCAGGACAAGGCAGCCTCGGCGGGCACCTGTGCTTGCTGCAGCTAGTCACCCTTGTGTGCAGCTCTCCCCCTCCTGCTCAGCCCCACTTGCAGGCTCAGCCTCCCTGCGTGCCTCCCGGCAGTGCCAATGTCCCTTCTTACCTGCTGGACCTGCAGCTCCACCACCCGCTCCTTGgccagctctggggacagcaCCTcgaagcagagcagcaggtccGTGGGGGAGACCGTATCCAGCGAGTTGGATGGCAGGAACATGCGGTGGAAGCGATTTTTGATCACCTGCCAGGAAAGCAGTGGAATGGGGCCGTGTGAGGGCTGCCCCATACCTCCTCTCCTGAGAAAGCCACAGACCTCAGCCCCACAGTGagctgcaggggcagcagcaccaCAGGGATGCTGGCTCAGCTCACCACCCCGCCAGGGAAGGACGGACATCCCTTGTCCCACTGCGGTGGCCCAGCCCTCCTGAGCAGGGATCTGCCCAGCAGCGCCCTGTGCACGACACTGCCACCCACGGACAAAATCTGCCCCGTGGACATGTTGAATGTGGGCAAGTGACTGCCAGTGGCCACGTTCCCTGCAGAGCTGCGAGAGCCGGGGCACCTACAAGAGCAGCCTGTGGCTTGCTCCCCAGCTTGAGCACTCTCACCTCTGCCAGGCGCAGGTTCTCTGGTTTCACACGCACGCTATGGGCCACTGAGTCAAGTACCTCCATAGCACTGGAGTTCTCCTTGCTGATACTCACGAGAAACTGCCATGAAGAAAGTGCCACATCAACCACACCACACCAACGCGTGGAGGCCCTTGCTTAACACAAGGCTTAGCCCGTTAGCACAGGACCAGCTGCCTGGGGCACCTCCAGGAGCCCTCACAGAGGGCTCCCCAGAGTAGATTGTGTCCTTTACCTTGATGGGTTTCTTGTGCGGCTCCTTTGCAAAGTAGTAGACAGTCAGCACCTTCTGCTTCTGCGGGAGGGGCACGGGGAGGTACAGGAAGGGGTCGAAGGTGATGGACACCTGCAGACACGAGAGCACGCTCAGTTGTGGGAAGTGCTTGTGACTGAGATCAgcggggcagcagccccagaCCTGAGATCTGGCCTTCCCCTGTGCCCTCTGAGGGTCAGGAGCCTgctgcacagccaggacagggaCAGAGCCTCCAGGGCTGCCCTACCTTGGAACACACTGGGCACACCAGCTTGGATTTGTACTGGCCCTGGAAGAGGTCCACAATGAAAGAGTCGTTCCTCATCTTGTGTCGCTGCCAGGCCTCCTCAGCTACCACCTGCGGGGAGACGGGGCTCAGCACTACGCTAAACCACCCAGGCCAGGGGCTGCTCTCCCCGTGGCTTTGGGGAGGGACATTCCTCACCTCATCGGGCCTCCCATCTGAGTCAACAGTTTCTGTGTAGGGCTTGTTCTGGATCCGGTTGAGGTCCTCATGCAGGCCATCGAGCAGGAAGGCCATGAACTCCTGAGCATCGTGCTGCGCATAGCCAGTGAACTGGCTGGCCTTACTGGCCACGATTGCCTGGGGGGAGCACAGTAGTCAGGGCTGGTCAGCAGTCCCCCGGCAGCACTGCCTGTCCCACGCACAAAGCCTAGCtgcacccaccccccccccacctaGCTCTCAGCGGCACGAGCCGGGCAGCCAGGTGCCCACGGAGAGGTGCTGGGGACCCACAGCAGCTCCTACGCAGCGCTGGTGCCTGCAGCCCTACCTTCAGTTTagagggctggaaggcatggTGCGTGCCCTTCCACAGCGCTCGCAGCAGCATGGCAAAGCCAATGGCCAGgcgtccccccgtccccagcgGGTTGTTGTAGTTGATTTCTGACTCAAAGGACCGATCTGTAAGAGACGCAGGAGAGCGAGGGTGGCTGCTGGCTGCACCGTCTGAGCGGCAGGGCTCTGCTGGGTTCCTGGCGTGGGCTCACCATGGAAGTAGTCACGCAGCTCCCGGGTGTTGGACAGGGACTGGATCACGCTGTTCATGAAGCAAGTGTTGCCCAGGTTCACCAGCCCCGTGAAGCCAGGCAGGCACACCTTCTTCTTctcatcctcatcttcatcGTCCTCCACGCTCTCGGTGCTCACCGGGCTGTGTGTCATCGGCGGCACCATGCACGTTGGTTTGGGCTGCCAAAGCAGAGGCGGGTGTAAGGGTGCTGCGCTTGGGGGGGGTCTCTCTGGAAACACCAGGGGAACCCGACTGCCCAAGGCACCCCGCAGAcatggctgggctggagccacCACACCATCTCCCACCAGGACTGGGATAGACGGGCCAATGGCTGCCCCCAGTCCTGCCAGCTACGATGGAGAAGTGCCACCTCCCCCTCCAGGAACAGTTTGCCGGTCCCCAAAGCAACACCAAGGAGGTGGGGTCCCACAAGAGGGACAAGTGgacccccctttccccccacccaggTCAAACCCGATGTGGCCCCACTCACTGAGGGGATGTGCGGCTCTTGCTTCACTGCCACATGCTCTGGGGCCGTACGAGCTGCCACGCCATCCAGACCCGCATCTTCCCCACGCGGCTTCTCTTTGTCACTGGCTCGGGCCTCCTCCTTGCTGGACAGTGGGTGCTGGTTACTGCCTGGGGGGTTCTTGTCCAGAGGGGTAGGGCCTGTAGGCATGGCAACCTTTGCACCACCCACTGCACCTTAAAAAGGGGGAAGGGTGGGCCTGTGGTTAGCAGCACCGCACGCTGCCCACGACGGGGCTGAGCCGCTCGGTCCATGCTCACACACAGGCTCTCTCCTACCCCTCTTCCCCATAAGCAAGGGGAACAGCGGTGCCTTTCCCCTAACGCTTGGCTTGCTCTGCCCCAcacccctcctgcctgcacccgctcagcccctctccttccccacaaCCCTGCACCGGAGGATCTGGCACCATCCGGCTGCTGCTGGCGGTGAGGAGGGCCCATGCCCCACTGGGgtgcagcaggcaggcaagACAAGAAGGCAGGGTGCAGACCTCGTGTGGCTGGAGcctccagccccccccagcGCTGGCTCTGGCGTTTCTTCAGGCAGACATCGATGCGAGACACCGTGAAGTTGTATGTGCACTGGTCCGGCTCAATAAGGTTCCTGCAAGACACGCAGCAAGTCCAGGGGTGCCCCAGACCCCCCTGGCAGCCTCAAGACATGCCAAAGCCTCTGCAAGGCAGGGCCACGGCCTCCAGGTAGTAGGGACCCGGCTAGCACCGATCCCAAGGTGGCCCTGGCAAAGCAGGGCAGAAACCTTCAAGCCTGGCCACACTGAGCACATAGAGGGCCCCTTTCCTGGGATATCCATTCTGCTCGGCTCCACATGTCCAACTGGACATCCCACCCAAAGTGCACACAGGCTGGTCTGGCTCTGTCCCCAAGAGCTCTAGAACAGCTGGGGGAAGACTGCAGGCAAGGAGACGCTGGGATTTCCTCCCCTGCGAGCCACCAGACTGAGTCAAAGCAGCCCGGGCTTGGGGCATTAGTGCAGCATGGTGTAAGGGAGACCCCCAGGTGCAGAAATGAGTATGTCCTGCACAGACCTGCCAGCTGGGActggctcctgctccagctctgcactCTCAGCTCCCTTGCCCCAGTGCAGGCTGGAAGGACAGGAGCCGTACCTGAGCTTCACCTGCCACCGGAACACTGTGTGGGGCCCACAGCCAGGATGGAGGCGAAGGAAGTTTGCGTCGCTGCAAAGAAATTGGAAGTGAGTGAGAGGAGGTGAACAAACAAGTAGCCCAGCCACAGTCAGGAGCTCCGCAGCAGCCAGGCACCGTCCCGAGGTGTGCACGTACCTCGTCTGGAACACCAGCGTGAAGTCCTGCTCCCGGAACAACACCTTGGATGTCTCCTTGTGGATCTCCTTCACGTAGACATGCACCACCACCAGGTCATTGCCCTTCTCATACGAGTCATTCTTGACAAAGGTCAGGCTCACAAAAGGCTCTGGTTCTGAGAGAGGAAAGCCATGGAGAGAGAGATTACCTTCCTTGCATGCCAAGGCAGTGCTGCAGGCTGACCCAGGAGAGGTCCTGATCAGGTGCACCTTCCTGACCAGGCTGACCCCTGGGCTCCAGCCACTCACCATCAGCCGCTGCTTCCAGAGCCACATCATCCTTGGACCAGTCCCTCTTCTCACCGTCTCTGCCCAGGGGAGGGGTGGCCACTGGGACGGCCTTAGAGCTCTCTCCCAGGACAGGCATGCAGTCCCGGCCCCGCAAGAcctcagcagggctgcctggctgcaggacTCTCTTCTCCACGCAGGTGGCAACGCGATGGGGGAATACCTCTGTGGTAGCTGCAAGAGGTGGTATCTCCACAGGAACAGTCTCCTTGGCCAAAACCACAGCCTTTCAAGACAGAGGGACACGGTGAAAAACAGACGCTGCCACCTCTGAGCTGCCCTGGCCCACTCGCTGTGACTTCTGCCAGCCAGGCAGCCACAGCCCCACACCCCCCGCTTCCCCCACATATCCCATGCTCGGATCGGCCCCATTAGCACCACAGCCCAGCGACTGCGGGTTTCTCACGTCGCCCTCTCCTCCACCACAGCCAGGCCCACACCAGCCCTCAGCACCACCCGTGGAACCTGGGAGCCCATCTCATTGGCAGGGATGGATCCCTGTGCAAACAGCATCCCCTGCACgggggctgagggagcaggGGTGCCCCGTTTGGCTGGGTCCTCGGGTACCTTCTCCAGTGGCGGTGCGAGGTCCACGAGGGCTGTGGGCGCATCGACCTGGCTGGCTCTGCCGTTGCGGCGGCTGCCTGCCCTCCCACTGTGCCCTTTGCTGGGCTCCATGCTCCCAGTGACTCTGGCATTTGGCTCCTCTTCAGCAGGAGCCACTTTGAGGTATACTGCCCGCTTGGCGCTGGGGCCGCTCTGTGTCCCTGGGCTGGCTGGGCTTTTCCCTCCCAGGGCCTCGCTCCTTCCCGGAGCACGCTTGGGGTTGGAGGGGTCCCTCCGGGACCTAGGCAGCTCTGCGCCTTCAGCCCTCGGCTCTTCAGgggccagctctgcagaagcagccttCTCCTTGCCATTCTCCCAGCACGCGGCCCCTTTGGCCAGCTCTTTGGAtccatctttccttctcttctgtgaaaagcagcacagcacagtgaGAAGGTATCCAGACAGCAGCACCTCTCATGCTCTTTGCCAGCACCTCACcctctttcccccttcccagaACGTGCTAGGGCTCTGCTCCAGAACCTGGCGGCAGGCAGGAACAGGGGTACGATGACAGCCCCCTCCCTGGGACAGAGGCAGCTGTCTCACTGCCCTCAGGCAGCATGTGGTTGCAGGATGTGCCCCACATCGCTCCCTGAGCAGCTCAAGAGCAGGGACTGAAACCCTCACCCCAGCTCCCCTGGGCTCCGTAAGCTCCCTCAAAAGGCAGATCCTCCCTCCTCACCAGAAGCGAAGACCAGGTATGCAGTGGGATCTTCTTCTGAAGCACAAGCTGTAGAAAGTTGCCCTTCTTGCACTGGACCTTGCTGCAAGAGCTCTCAATCTCCTCGTAGAACTGACAGCTCCACTGGCGCCCGTCTGCAAGCAGAGGGGAACCGGCACCTCAGGCAGCACTCCAGGCAGCTGTCACCCAACCCACAGCCCCTTCTTACCCGCCCCAAGGATCAAGGGAGCACTCATCCAGAGCCaaggaggctgcaggcaggttGCCACCATACCCCAGGAGCCTTCAGGGTAATGCCAGCTTCCCTGGATTTGCTTTGTACATCTGGCTGGCCTCCTTCCCAGAGGGAAGGCCCTGGGCCTCCCTGCCCACAGGGGCACAGTCACTTTTCCAAGGGATACCCAGGGCCGACTCAGCCATCCCAGCGAGCAGGGGACAGACGTGCACCAGCGCAGCAGTGGGCGCTTGTTCACTTGGCGCAGaggccagctcctgccctccccagctctACACCCTTCTTCTTTTACACTGCTCTCGTatcagccctgcctgctggctgaAGCTGTGCCAGCTGACAGCAGGGCATTGCCTCTGAAGGAAAGGTTTTATGCCTGCCTGGATCAGCCCCATGTCTAGCCCAGAGCTGTGCCAAGCCCCGCTGGAGAAATGCCTGCAGCAGTTGCTCCATTCCCCGTACCTGGTAGTTTGACCACACAGTCCGTGTCGGTGAAAGCAGCATCCACATCCTCCACCTTCAGAGCTCCACTGCCCAAGTTCAGCTTGACGATGATCTCGTCAGCGTTCTGCTTCCAGTCCAACAGCAGCTCtaggaagagggagggaagtgTCACCCACTCGCTGGGGCATGAGCCTGCAGTGCCCACTCCGTGGCTGGAGAACACGAGCATGAACGCACGCTCAGCTCAAGGAGGTCAATGCAGGGGACACAGATCATGCCAATTAAACGGGACGCTCGCAACCTGCTCTCATCAAACAGGCCACAAACAAAAGCACATGTTGTGGCAGGGCAGGTGAATCCCAGTGGGAACCAGAGAGATCAGAAAGGCAGCACTGCTCTCGGCCCCGTCACGTGCAGCAGCAGCGGCTGGGAAGAAAAGGTGGCTCCTGCCAACTACAAAGCAATTGCTGCTTTCCCAGGGAACTAGGAAGCCACAGAATTACTCTGGGGGATTCAAGCGGACTCTGACCACAATCAGAAATTGCCACTTCTGCTTTGCATATGCAAACCAAGCAGCCCAGCTGCAATCACCAAAGCACTATACTCCTGCCAGGTGAGCAATGCTAACATGGCTGAAACACAGGCAGGCATGCCAGCCGGGCAAGAACGCTGCACCCAGGGAGAAAACAGTGCAGCAGCGTcgctctgctgcaggcagaacCTCCATCAGGTGCCTGCCAGGCTCCAGGTCTGGCCCTGTGGTGTCCTGAAGTCTTCAAGGCAAAAAGGTGATTCCAATCACCTTAATTTCAA of the Ciconia boyciana chromosome 11, ASM3463844v1, whole genome shotgun sequence genome contains:
- the USP19 gene encoding ubiquitin carboxyl-terminal hydrolase 19 isoform X5, producing MSSSTNAPGQRRVSRGLDDATNKKKQKDRANQESKEELLLDWKQNADEIIVKLNLGSGALKVEDVDAAFTDTDCVVKLPDGRQWSCQFYEEIESSCSKVQCKKGNFLQLVLQKKIPLHTWSSLLKRRKDGSKELAKGAACWENGKEKAASAELAPEEPRAEGAELPRSRRDPSNPKRAPGRSEALGGKSPASPGTQSGPSAKRAVYLKVAPAEEEPNARVTGSMEPSKGHSGRAGSRRNGRASQVDAPTALVDLAPPLEKAVVLAKETVPVEIPPLAATTEVFPHRVATCVEKRVLQPGSPAEVLRGRDCMPVLGESSKAVPVATPPLGRDGEKRDWSKDDVALEAAADEPEPFVSLTFVKNDSYEKGNDLVVVHVYVKEIHKETSKVLFREQDFTLVFQTSDANFLRLHPGCGPHTVFRWQVKLRNLIEPDQCTYNFTVSRIDVCLKKRQSQRWGGLEAPATRGAVGGAKVAMPTGPTPLDKNPPGSNQHPLSSKEEARASDKEKPRGEDAGLDGVAARTAPEHVAVKQEPHIPSPKPTCMVPPMTHSPVSTESVEDDEDEDEKKKVCLPGFTGLVNLGNTCFMNSVIQSLSNTRELRDYFHDRSFESEINYNNPLGTGGRLAIGFAMLLRALWKGTHHAFQPSKLKAIVASKASQFTGYAQHDAQEFMAFLLDGLHEDLNRIQNKPYTETVDSDGRPDEVVAEEAWQRHKMRNDSFIVDLFQGQYKSKLVCPVCSKVSITFDPFLYLPVPLPQKQKVLTVYYFAKEPHKKPIKFLVSISKENSSAMEVLDSVAHSVRVKPENLRLAEVIKNRFHRMFLPSNSLDTVSPTDLLLCFEVLSPELAKERVVELQVQQRPQVPSGPVAKCAACQKKQLPEDEKLRRCTRCYRVGYCNVACQKTHWPDHKALCRPENIGFPFLISVPESRLTYTRLAQLLEGYARYSVSVFQPPFQLGRMSPEQGLQPLLPDKLEPLAKSSCAAATSVPELGDGDRASSLLQEPPLSPAVPELHPELGDTSTVRSKVLAARSSLLSLDSGFSEHMESQGDSCCEKEPSYERALKPEAAIPGYQHTPDSLSARATQFYINKIDAASREHKLEDKGDTPLELTDDCSLALVWKNNERLKEFVLVESKELECVEDPGSASEAARAGHFTLEQCLNLFTKPEVLAPEEAWYCPKCKQHREASKQLMLWRLPNVLIIQLKRFSFRSFIWRDKINDMVDFPVRSLDLSKFCIGRKGEQQLPMYDLYAVINHYGGMIGGHYTAYARLPNDKNSQRSDVGWRLFDDSTVTTVDESQVVTRYAYVLFYRRRNSPVERPLPGHPPDHRAERTPSAEAAASQGLPPVPFGSGLAPEGAPALAAEGLPERFASPAERPAPSYSSMEEVD
- the USP19 gene encoding ubiquitin carboxyl-terminal hydrolase 19 isoform X6, which gives rise to MSSSTNAPGQRRVSRGLDDATNKKKQKDRANQESKEELLLDWKQNADEIIVKLNLGSGALKVEDVDAAFTDTDCVVKLPDGRQWSCQFYEEIESSCSKVQCKKGNFLQLVLQKKIPLHTWSSLLKRRKDGSKELAKGAACWENGKEKAASAELAPEEPRAEGAELPRSRRDPSNPKRAPGRSEALGGKSPASPGTQSGPSAKRAVYLKVAPAEEEPNARVTGSMEPSKGHSGRAGSRRNGRASQVDAPTALVDLAPPLEKAVVLAKETVPVEIPPLAATTEVFPHRVATCVEKRVLQPGSPAEVLRGRDCMPVLGESSKAVPVATPPLGRDGEKRDWSKDDVALEAAADEPEPFVSLTFVKNDSYEKGNDLVVVHVYVKEIHKETSKVLFREQDFTLVFQTSDANFLRLHPGCGPHTVFRWQVKLRNLIEPDQCTYNFTVSRIDVCLKKRQSQRWGGLEAPATRVGGAKVAMPTGPTPLDKNPPGSNQHPLSSKEEARASDKEKPRGEDAGLDGVAARTAPEHVAVKQEPHIPSPKPTCMVPPMTHSPVSTESVEDDEDEDEKKKVCLPGFTGLVNLGNTCFMNSVIQSLSNTRELRDYFHDRSFESEINYNNPLGTGGRLAIGFAMLLRALWKGTHHAFQPSKLKAIVASKASQFTGYAQHDAQEFMAFLLDGLHEDLNRIQNKPYTETVDSDGRPDEVVAEEAWQRHKMRNDSFIVDLFQGQYKSKLVCPVCSKVSITFDPFLYLPVPLPQKQKVLTVYYFAKEPHKKPIKFLVSISKENSSAMEVLDSVAHSVRVKPENLRLAEVIKNRFHRMFLPSNSLDTVSPTDLLLCFEVLSPELAKERVVELQVQQRPQVPSGPVAKCAACQKKQLPEDEKLRRCTRCYRVGYCNVACQKTHWPDHKALCRPENIGFPFLISVPESRLTYTRLAQLLEGYARYSVSVFQPPFQLGRMSPEQGLQPLLPDKLEPLAKSSCAAATSVPELGDGDRASSLLQEPPLSPAVPELHPELGDTSTVRSKVLAARSSLLSLDSGFSEHMESQGDSCCEKEPSYERALKPEAAIPGYQHTPDSLSARATQFYINKIDAASREHKLEDKGDTPLELTDDCSLALVWKNNERLKEFVLVESKELECVEDPGSASEAARAGHFTLEQCLNLFTKPEVLAPEEAWYCPKCKQHREASKQLMLWRLPNVLIIQLKRFSFRSFIWRDKINDMVDFPVRSLDLSKFCIGRKGEQQLPMYDLYAVINHYGGMIGGHYTAYARLPNDKNSQRSDVGWRLFDDSTVTTVDESQVVTRYAYVLFYRRRNSPVERPLPGHPPDHRAERTPSAEAAASQGLPPVPFGSGLAPEGAPALAAEGLPERFASPAERPAPSYSSMEEVD